Proteins from a genomic interval of Nocardia sp. BMG51109:
- a CDS encoding cytochrome bc complex cytochrome b subunit codes for MAVREGSLGRRIATQADSADQRYTAANFAKRSINKVFPTHWSFLLGEIALYSFIILLLSGIYLTLFFDPSMTEVVYDGTYQPLRGVTMSRAYESTLQISFDVRGGLFVRQVHHWAALLFAASMIVHMCRVFFTGAFRRPREANWVMGAIILIIAMFEGFFGYSIPDDLASGTGLRAAFAGITLGIPVMGTWTHWLLFGGDFPGEIIIPRLYIAHVLLFPGIILALIAAHIALVWYQKHTQFPGPARTEKNVIGTRIVPVFSLDQGAFFMFTLGVVAIMGGVLQINPIWNLGPYNPSQVSAGTQPDFYMMWTDGFLRLFPAWELYIFGHTVPGAFSVAILMPVIFVAIIAYPWIEKRLTKDYAHHNLLQRPRDVPVRTAIGAMSITFYLVLTLACVNDIIALAFDISLNATTWFFRIALLLAPPLAYFAAYRLCLALQRSDRTVLEHGIETGVVRRLPHGEYIELHQPLGPVDEHGHPIPLPYQGAPVPKKMNRLGLSGKPGSGSFLRADPAGEIEQLRAVDREQEHEQLAVLRRYQENRAPEHED; via the coding sequence ATGGCAGTACGAGAAGGTTCCCTCGGCCGCAGGATCGCCACACAGGCCGATTCCGCCGACCAGCGATATACCGCGGCCAACTTCGCCAAGAGATCCATCAACAAGGTCTTTCCGACGCACTGGTCGTTCCTGCTCGGCGAGATCGCGCTCTACAGCTTCATCATCCTGCTGCTGTCGGGCATCTATCTGACGCTGTTCTTCGACCCGTCGATGACGGAGGTCGTCTACGACGGCACCTATCAGCCGCTGCGCGGGGTGACCATGTCGCGCGCCTACGAATCGACGCTGCAGATCAGCTTCGACGTGCGCGGCGGCCTGTTCGTGCGACAGGTACACCATTGGGCCGCACTGCTTTTCGCCGCGTCGATGATCGTGCACATGTGCCGCGTCTTCTTCACCGGCGCGTTCCGCCGCCCCCGCGAGGCGAACTGGGTGATGGGCGCGATCATCCTGATCATCGCGATGTTCGAGGGCTTCTTCGGCTACTCGATCCCCGACGATCTGGCCTCGGGGACCGGCCTGCGCGCCGCGTTCGCGGGAATCACCCTGGGAATTCCGGTGATGGGCACCTGGACGCACTGGCTGCTGTTCGGCGGCGACTTCCCCGGCGAGATCATCATCCCGCGCCTGTACATCGCGCACGTGCTGCTGTTCCCCGGCATCATCCTGGCGCTCATCGCGGCCCACATCGCCCTGGTCTGGTACCAGAAACACACCCAGTTCCCCGGCCCGGCGCGCACCGAGAAGAACGTGATCGGCACCCGGATCGTGCCGGTGTTCTCGCTGGATCAGGGCGCGTTCTTCATGTTCACGCTGGGCGTCGTCGCGATCATGGGCGGCGTGCTACAGATCAATCCGATCTGGAATCTGGGGCCCTACAACCCGTCTCAGGTCTCGGCCGGCACCCAGCCCGACTTCTACATGATGTGGACCGACGGCTTCCTGCGCCTGTTCCCGGCCTGGGAGCTGTACATCTTCGGGCACACCGTCCCGGGCGCGTTCTCGGTGGCGATCCTGATGCCGGTGATCTTCGTGGCGATCATCGCCTACCCCTGGATCGAGAAACGCCTCACCAAGGACTACGCGCACCACAACCTGCTGCAGCGCCCGCGTGACGTGCCGGTGCGCACGGCGATCGGCGCCATGTCGATCACCTTCTACCTGGTGCTCACGCTGGCCTGCGTCAACGACATCATCGCCCTGGCATTCGACATCTCGCTCAACGCGACGACCTGGTTCTTCCGGATCGCCCTGTTGCTCGCGCCGCCGCTGGCCTACTTCGCGGCTTATCGGCTGTGCCTGGCGCTGCAACGCAGCGATCGCACCGTACTCGAGCACGGCATCGAGACCGGTGTGGTCCGGCGCCTGCCGCACGGTGAGTACATCGAGCTGCACCAGCCGCTGGGCCCGGTGGACGAGCACGGCCATCCGATTCCGCTGCCCTATCAGGGCGCACCGGTGCCGAAGAAGATGAACCGGTTGGGCCTGTCCGGTAAGCCCGGCAGCGGCAGCTTCCTCCGGGCGGATCCGGCGGGCGAGATCGAGCAGTTGCGCGCCGTCGACCGCGAACAGGAACACGAGCAGTTGGCCGTGCTCCGGCGATATCAGGAGAACCGCGCTCCGGAGCACGAGGACTGA
- a CDS encoding DUF397 domain-containing protein, translating into MKVDSIGAVWRKSTYSGPDGNCVEVAFLAGGNVAVRDTKDREQGPVLAFAPGEWDAFVADVHAERFGPA; encoded by the coding sequence GTGAAGGTTGATTCGATCGGTGCCGTGTGGCGCAAGAGCACATACAGCGGCCCCGACGGAAACTGTGTGGAAGTTGCGTTTCTGGCCGGCGGCAATGTCGCGGTTCGCGACACCAAGGACCGCGAGCAGGGCCCGGTGTTGGCATTCGCCCCGGGCGAATGGGACGCGTTCGTCGCGGACGTGCACGCGGAAAGGTTCGGTCCCGCCTGA
- a CDS encoding DUF309 domain-containing protein produces the protein MVERDRDDVGRARNARPRDRLGRPLPPGSVGVERIPDDLDLPPNETLDYAQRLLDDGLAFNAHEVLEGAWKSGPFAERMLWQGLAQYAVGLTHIQRGNPKGARTLLERAAGRLTAYGAAPYGIDGPGLVSHAESLLADLDAGRTIGEDRLRPRLRL, from the coding sequence GTGGTCGAACGTGATCGAGACGATGTCGGACGTGCCCGAAATGCCCGTCCCCGCGACCGGCTGGGCCGCCCGCTGCCGCCCGGCAGCGTCGGCGTCGAGCGCATTCCGGACGATCTGGACCTGCCGCCGAACGAGACCCTCGACTACGCCCAGCGACTGCTCGACGACGGGCTGGCCTTCAACGCGCACGAGGTCCTGGAGGGTGCGTGGAAGAGCGGGCCGTTCGCCGAGCGGATGCTGTGGCAGGGGTTGGCGCAGTACGCCGTCGGCCTCACGCATATCCAGCGCGGCAACCCGAAGGGTGCGCGCACCTTGCTGGAGCGGGCCGCGGGCCGGTTGACCGCCTACGGTGCGGCGCCGTACGGCATCGACGGCCCCGGCCTGGTGTCCCATGCCGAGAGTCTGCTGGCGGATCTGGATGCCGGCCGGACGATCGGCGAGGACCGGCTGCGCCCCCGGCTACGGCTCTGA
- the gluQRS gene encoding tRNA glutamyl-Q(34) synthetase GluQRS, producing MPAGRFAPSPSGDLHLGNLRTALLAWLFARSTGRAFYIRIEDLDRVRPGAAERQLADLTALGLDWDPPVLRQSERLDRHLAAVDTLTAAGLTYECYCTRREIQQAASAPHGPMGAYPGTCRDLTDAERAAHRAEGRPAALRLRSQTTGFETKFEIVDEIHGHYRGLVDDFVLRRGDGTPAYNLAVVVDDADQGIDQVVRGDDLLASTPRQAYLATLLGLPVPHYAHVPLVLNREGKRLAKRDGAVTSADRIALGETPRQVLALLADSLGRTATTPAELLDGFTPATLPLEPWTLDPQNVVKSIRNP from the coding sequence ATGCCGGCCGGACGATTCGCACCCAGCCCCTCGGGCGACCTGCATCTGGGCAATCTGCGCACCGCGCTGCTGGCGTGGCTGTTCGCCCGGTCGACGGGCCGCGCCTTCTATATCCGCATCGAGGATCTCGATCGGGTGCGGCCCGGCGCCGCCGAGCGTCAACTGGCCGACCTGACCGCCCTCGGCCTGGACTGGGATCCGCCCGTGCTCCGGCAGTCCGAGCGCCTGGACCGACACCTCGCGGCCGTCGACACCCTCACAGCGGCGGGCCTGACCTACGAATGTTATTGCACCCGAAGGGAAATCCAACAGGCCGCGAGCGCACCACACGGACCGATGGGCGCCTACCCGGGCACCTGCCGCGACCTCACCGACGCCGAGCGCGCCGCCCACCGCGCCGAGGGCCGTCCCGCCGCGCTGCGCTTGCGTTCGCAGACAACAGGATTCGAGACGAAATTCGAGATCGTCGACGAAATCCACGGACACTACCGGGGTCTCGTGGACGACTTCGTGCTGCGTCGCGGCGACGGTACCCCCGCATACAACCTCGCGGTGGTGGTCGACGACGCCGACCAGGGCATCGACCAGGTGGTCCGCGGCGACGACCTGCTGGCGTCCACCCCGCGGCAGGCCTATCTGGCCACCCTGCTCGGGCTGCCGGTGCCGCACTACGCCCACGTCCCGTTGGTACTCAACCGCGAGGGTAAGCGGCTTGCCAAGCGCGACGGCGCGGTCACGTCGGCCGACCGCATCGCACTGGGTGAGACACCGCGACAGGTGCTTGCGCTGCTGGCGGATTCGCTCGGCCGCACCGCGACCACCCCCGCCGAGCTACTCGACGGGTTCACACCGGCTACGCTGCCGCTCGAGCCGTGGACACTCGACCCGCAGAACGTGGTGAAATCCATCCGGAATCCGTAA
- a CDS encoding RDD family protein: protein MTSGGYDPNQYPQGGQPYGQPYPQGGQQYPQGGQQYPGQQPYPGGQPPQYGQQGQQGQYPQQPQQPYGQQPPGQQPYGQPQDPYGQQFGQQPYGQPQYGAPGVPPGAVPGDLGVRFAARLIDALIIFIPLVLIYVFVIGNNIGGQIVWSILAAVVNLGYFVGMEVSQGGTLGKKALGLRVLGPNGGNLDAAASAKRNLWVVSQLIPCIGSLVELGLVIYIAVTISQDPNRQGWHDKFAGGATVVKG from the coding sequence ATGACTAGCGGTGGGTACGACCCCAACCAGTATCCGCAGGGCGGCCAGCCATATGGCCAGCCGTATCCCCAGGGCGGACAGCAGTATCCGCAGGGCGGACAGCAGTACCCCGGCCAGCAGCCGTACCCGGGCGGACAGCCGCCGCAGTACGGCCAGCAGGGTCAGCAGGGGCAGTACCCTCAGCAACCGCAGCAGCCGTACGGACAGCAGCCCCCGGGGCAGCAGCCGTACGGGCAGCCGCAGGATCCGTACGGTCAGCAGTTCGGCCAGCAGCCCTACGGCCAGCCGCAGTACGGCGCGCCGGGGGTTCCCCCCGGGGCGGTTCCGGGCGACCTGGGTGTCCGGTTCGCGGCACGCCTGATCGACGCCCTCATCATCTTCATCCCGCTCGTACTCATCTACGTCTTCGTCATCGGGAACAACATCGGCGGCCAGATCGTGTGGAGCATCCTCGCGGCCGTGGTGAACCTGGGCTACTTCGTGGGCATGGAGGTCTCGCAGGGCGGCACGCTCGGGAAGAAGGCGCTGGGCCTGCGGGTACTCGGCCCGAACGGCGGCAATCTGGACGCCGCGGCCTCGGCCAAGCGCAACCTGTGGGTGGTCTCGCAGCTCATCCCGTGCATCGGGTCGCTGGTCGAGCTCGGCCTGGTCATCTACATCGCGGTGACCATCTCGCAGGATCCGAACAGGCAGGGCTGGCACGACAAGTTCGCCGGTGGGGCGACCGTCGTCAAGGGCTGA
- a CDS encoding DUF4190 domain-containing protein, giving the protein MTNPGDSDEWWKQYGGEGVSSESESGGRPSGPPPPPAPPSGYSSNPQQQAQPPVTPPPQQQYPSYPQQPSQPYPQAGAPTGPPGPYGQPGGQPYGQPGYGYPAGGAYQPYGYPQQAQGTNGLAIGSLIASILGVCSCAIGSIVGIILGVIALNQIKERGGEGRGLALGGIWVGVASIVLWIVYVVVAVATS; this is encoded by the coding sequence ATGACGAATCCCGGCGATTCCGACGAGTGGTGGAAACAATACGGTGGCGAGGGCGTGTCGTCAGAGTCGGAGTCCGGGGGCCGTCCCTCGGGACCGCCGCCCCCGCCCGCACCGCCGTCGGGCTACTCCTCGAACCCCCAGCAACAGGCGCAGCCGCCGGTGACGCCGCCTCCGCAGCAGCAGTATCCGAGTTATCCACAGCAGCCTTCGCAGCCGTATCCACAGGCGGGCGCACCGACCGGTCCGCCCGGGCCGTACGGCCAGCCGGGCGGGCAGCCCTACGGCCAGCCGGGTTACGGCTATCCGGCCGGCGGCGCCTACCAGCCCTACGGTTATCCCCAGCAGGCCCAGGGCACCAACGGCCTGGCGATCGGCTCGCTGATCGCCTCGATCCTGGGGGTGTGCAGCTGTGCCATCGGCTCGATCGTCGGCATCATCCTCGGCGTCATCGCGCTGAACCAGATCAAGGAGCGCGGGGGTGAGGGCCGCGGCCTGGCCCTGGGCGGTATCTGGGTCGGGGTCGCCAGCATCGTGCTGTGGATCGTGTACGTCGTGGTTGCCGTGGCCACCAGTTGA
- a CDS encoding queuosine precursor transporter: MEGSGHPAAEHAAFAQAAGGPFTLIVTLFTATLMISNICATKGVQFFADKHVSLGPIELLPITTDAAFFLFPLAYVIGDVLSEVYGFRAARRTIYYGFGMLLLMVVCFWIAIGLPAAGFYENQDAFRTVVGTTPQLVAAGLAGYVVGQFLNSTTLMLIKERTKEKHLWARLLGSTVAGEFGDTLVFCSIAATAIGIDSWGAFINYVIVGFVWKTLVEAIILPVSYRCIALLKKHEPSYKPLDRPAIYS; this comes from the coding sequence ATCGAGGGGTCTGGACACCCCGCTGCCGAACACGCGGCATTCGCGCAGGCCGCGGGGGGTCCATTCACTCTGATCGTGACGCTGTTCACGGCCACCCTGATGATTTCCAATATCTGTGCGACCAAGGGCGTCCAGTTCTTCGCCGACAAACACGTGTCGCTGGGACCGATCGAGCTCCTGCCGATCACCACCGACGCCGCCTTCTTCCTGTTCCCGCTCGCCTACGTCATCGGCGACGTGTTGAGCGAGGTATACGGGTTCCGCGCCGCCCGGCGCACCATCTACTACGGCTTCGGCATGTTGCTGCTGATGGTGGTGTGCTTCTGGATCGCCATCGGCCTGCCCGCGGCCGGGTTCTACGAGAATCAGGACGCGTTCCGCACGGTGGTCGGCACCACGCCGCAACTGGTCGCGGCCGGGCTCGCCGGATATGTGGTCGGCCAGTTCCTGAACTCGACGACGCTGATGCTGATCAAGGAGCGCACCAAGGAGAAGCACCTGTGGGCGCGGCTGCTCGGCTCCACCGTGGCCGGCGAATTCGGCGACACCCTGGTGTTCTGCTCGATCGCGGCGACCGCCATCGGCATCGACTCGTGGGGCGCGTTCATCAACTACGTGATCGTCGGCTTCGTGTGGAAAACCTTGGTGGAGGCGATCATCCTGCCGGTCAGCTACCGCTGCATCGCCCTGCTGAAGAAGCACGAACCCAGCTACAAGCCGCTGGACCGCCCGGCGATCTACAGCTGA